A genomic segment from Neobacillus sp. YX16 encodes:
- a CDS encoding ATP-dependent DNA helicase, which yields MRKLLLVAAIFFQFTSIGSASSNELGNVESIDLNLKDHEIAVTFFGLGDGEATLIQGSNGENILVNMGGEETSDELREVLKTYGVKEISTLIITNTQNLFLDQLTQIISKYNVKQLIATAEIARELTNMSPSFTEVKVIPWSEGITQVLFPDLSAEVLYAGIGENEGIDFTLQFFKHRLFLMTSSSQQVEENLLKKNLDDVTIFKVPNWAKEDSLSEKLIQHVNPQISILFESEQHQPDPDIIYNLQDIWSEVFFTKKHGTITIKFTENNYEVFTFPVEKEDYS from the coding sequence ATGAGAAAATTATTACTTGTGGCAGCAATCTTTTTCCAATTTACTTCGATTGGAAGTGCCTCTTCTAATGAATTAGGTAATGTAGAAAGTATCGATTTAAATTTGAAGGACCATGAAATTGCTGTCACCTTTTTTGGCTTAGGTGACGGGGAAGCGACCCTTATTCAAGGCTCTAATGGTGAGAATATTTTGGTTAATATGGGTGGAGAAGAAACAAGTGATGAATTGCGGGAAGTTCTCAAAACTTATGGTGTTAAGGAAATTTCAACACTAATCATTACGAACACTCAAAATCTTTTTCTTGACCAACTTACGCAAATTATTTCAAAATATAATGTAAAGCAATTGATTGCAACAGCTGAAATAGCAAGGGAATTAACTAACATGTCACCTTCCTTTACGGAAGTAAAAGTAATTCCTTGGTCAGAGGGAATAACTCAAGTCCTTTTCCCAGATTTGTCTGCAGAGGTTCTATATGCAGGAATAGGAGAAAATGAAGGGATAGATTTTACGCTGCAATTTTTTAAGCATCGTTTATTTCTGATGACCTCGTCTAGTCAACAAGTGGAAGAAAATTTATTAAAGAAAAATTTAGATGATGTTACTATTTTTAAAGTGCCAAACTGGGCTAAGGAAGATTCGTTATCGGAGAAATTAATTCAACACGTTAATCCGCAAATATCGATTCTATTTGAATCAGAGCAGCATCAACCTGACCCCGATATTATCTATAACCTGCAGGATATATGGTCTGAAGTCTTTTTTACAAAAAAGCATGGTACCATTACGATAAAATTTACTGAAAATAACTATGAAGTATTCACTTTTCCAGTAGAAAAGGAAGACTATAGCTGA
- the panC gene encoding pantoate--beta-alanine ligase, whose product MRVITTIKEMQAEIKKLKSQSKSIGFVPTMGFLHEGHLTLLNKARLENDSVVLSIFVNPLQFGPTEDYSTYPRDFTRDQSLAECEGVDIIFYPSVEEMYPHSLSVSVTVQERTDVLCGKSRPGHFDGVATVLTKLFNIVLPTRAYFGIKDAQQVAVVEGLISDFNFPIELIPVDIVREEDGLAKSSRNVNLLPEERSQAVVLYKSLTAAKKAIEGGEQNPQTIKDLVSDMIGSETHGQIDYVEIYSYPQLKEIENLEGTCIIALAVKFSKVRLIDNIILDATQGIGGEK is encoded by the coding sequence ATGAGAGTCATTACCACGATAAAGGAAATGCAGGCTGAAATAAAAAAACTAAAATCTCAATCAAAATCAATCGGGTTTGTGCCAACCATGGGATTTTTACATGAAGGTCATCTTACTCTATTAAATAAAGCAAGATTAGAAAATGATAGTGTTGTTTTAAGTATTTTTGTAAATCCACTTCAATTTGGACCAACTGAGGATTATTCAACCTATCCCAGAGATTTTACCAGAGATCAATCATTGGCTGAATGTGAAGGGGTAGACATTATTTTTTATCCATCGGTAGAAGAAATGTATCCGCATTCTTTATCTGTTAGTGTGACAGTTCAGGAACGTACGGATGTTTTGTGCGGGAAATCTAGACCAGGTCATTTTGATGGTGTGGCTACTGTTTTAACAAAGCTTTTTAATATTGTGTTGCCAACAAGAGCTTATTTCGGGATAAAGGATGCTCAGCAAGTCGCCGTAGTAGAGGGATTAATTTCCGATTTTAATTTTCCGATTGAATTAATTCCTGTAGACATTGTCCGTGAAGAAGATGGTCTTGCAAAAAGCTCTCGTAATGTTAATCTCCTGCCTGAAGAAAGGTCACAGGCTGTAGTTCTATATAAAAGCTTAACTGCCGCTAAAAAGGCCATAGAGGGAGGAGAACAGAACCCTCAAACAATTAAGGATCTAGTTTCAGACATGATTGGTTCAGAGACCCACGGACAAATTGATTATGTAGAAATCTACTCATATCCTCAATTAAAAGAAATAGAGAATTTAGAAGGCACATGTATCATTGCGCTGGCGGTTAAATTTTCAAAGGTTCGATTAATAGATAATATCATCTTAGATGCTACGCAGGGAATTGGAGGAGAAAAATAA
- a CDS encoding DnaD domain-containing protein yields MKTNILSWLQEGNITVPALLFSEYRNMNLNEYELVLLLNIMTFIEKGNDFPTPEELSSRMTITVSECNEMLRRLIQKGFIQIIDEYSSEGIRFEKYSVGPLWEKLVDQFLIKNKQTQEVTKKTDESDLYTCFEKEFGRPLSPFECESLVMWMDDDHHDPIIIKAALRESVMSGKLNFRYIDRILFEWKKNGIKTIEQAKTHGRKFRQKQTPNRPAQDSQAPSTNSVPFYNWLEQ; encoded by the coding sequence ATGAAAACAAATATATTATCATGGCTTCAGGAAGGTAATATAACGGTTCCTGCTTTATTATTCTCAGAGTACCGAAATATGAATCTTAATGAATATGAACTTGTTCTCTTATTAAATATTATGACTTTTATAGAAAAAGGAAATGACTTTCCCACTCCAGAAGAGCTATCTTCTCGGATGACGATTACTGTTTCAGAATGTAACGAAATGCTGCGAAGATTAATTCAAAAAGGGTTTATACAAATAATAGATGAATACTCTTCAGAGGGAATCAGGTTTGAGAAATACTCTGTAGGGCCTTTATGGGAAAAACTTGTAGACCAGTTTTTAATCAAAAATAAACAAACTCAAGAGGTCACTAAGAAGACAGACGAAAGTGATCTATACACATGCTTCGAGAAGGAATTTGGACGTCCTTTATCCCCGTTTGAGTGTGAATCACTGGTAATGTGGATGGATGATGACCATCACGATCCTATTATCATTAAGGCAGCATTACGAGAATCGGTCATGTCTGGAAAGTTAAATTTCCGATATATTGACAGGATTCTTTTTGAATGGAAAAAGAATGGCATAAAGACAATTGAACAGGCGAAAACTCATGGGCGAAAGTTTCGCCAAAAGCAGACGCCAAATCGACCGGCGCAAGATTCTCAAGCCCCTTCAACCAATTCTGTGCCCTTTTACAATTGGCTGGAACAATAA
- the dinG gene encoding ATP-dependent DNA helicase DinG: MLNKFVVVDLETTGNNPKKGDKIIQFAAVVIEEGKITESFSSLINPKRSIPAFIEELTHIDDEMVKDSPLFAEIAPKVNSLLEGAYFVAHNVLFDLSFLQEELIQAGFEGFYGSVLDTVEMARIIFPTADGYKLSDLAVREDLQHDRPHQADSDAQVTAELFLILVNRLLQLPVLTLNQLSQLSGGLKSDLQQLIDEIILEIDPSSQKWHEYVEIWNTLALKKIQSHSSSTSRQFKDDYQFPLSEEEKMKMVSKGFTSYEKRIGQFQMMNGVYQAFLSGMHTLIEAGTGVGKSLGYLLPVAYFAKESRLPVVVSTHTIQLQEQIIQNEIPLLTKILPFEVKSVLLKGRNHYISLEKFALSLLEENDNYDTTLTKMQILVWLTETNTGDRDELNLSSGGNIFWNKIKNEQTIFAMNKLWQEKDFYLRAKNEAQDADIIITNHSLLLSNLSAEKTFMPEFDYAIIDEAHHFEKVASQYFGRTLDYLTTRLLLSQFGQNDQRLLFHELESILDALIANKGNLTPTIKINQLAADLSYEMDEFFKLTALYAKSSTPERRGINRAKVRFLREKGGKEKNALFHSAERFAFLLKDLRNAISERLELIKNHKENLTSKQRGKMEEIISFSNEIEELRNTVQDCFIKESNDVKWIEIDFRSQQNVTTFYAQPAFVAASLRERFFSVKSGVVLTSATLTINNSFDYMINEMGLVKETTLTMNIPSPFDYKNQVKLLIPEDLPEVNATGLEDYVIAITEHIITVAEATKGRMLILFTAHDMLKKTYELIKESGFLNDYAMIAQGITSGSRSRLTRNFKRYEKAILLGTSSFWEGIDIPGEDLSCLVIVRLPFSPPDEPLTEAKCQIIKQQGGNAFTEYSLPEAILRFKQGFGRLIRSDKDRGIMMVFDKRIISAKYGKDFLKSIPPVPMKKGNIDELVEIIYKWL; encoded by the coding sequence ATGTTAAATAAATTTGTTGTGGTAGACCTGGAAACTACAGGAAATAACCCCAAAAAAGGGGATAAAATAATCCAATTTGCTGCTGTGGTCATTGAAGAAGGGAAAATCACAGAAAGCTTCTCATCACTTATCAATCCCAAAAGGTCAATCCCTGCTTTTATTGAAGAATTGACACACATAGACGATGAGATGGTAAAGGACTCTCCATTATTTGCCGAAATAGCTCCGAAGGTTAATTCATTATTAGAGGGTGCTTATTTCGTTGCTCATAATGTTTTATTTGATTTGTCATTTTTGCAGGAAGAATTAATTCAAGCAGGATTTGAAGGCTTCTACGGCTCAGTCCTTGATACAGTTGAAATGGCGAGAATCATCTTTCCTACAGCTGACGGTTATAAACTTTCTGACCTAGCTGTAAGAGAGGACCTGCAGCATGATAGACCACATCAGGCAGATAGTGATGCGCAGGTTACTGCAGAACTTTTTCTAATTCTTGTAAATCGGTTATTACAATTACCTGTATTGACTCTCAATCAGCTTTCACAGCTTTCAGGAGGACTTAAAAGCGATTTACAACAATTAATTGATGAAATCATTTTAGAAATAGACCCAAGCAGTCAAAAATGGCATGAATACGTTGAAATATGGAATACACTTGCCCTGAAAAAGATTCAAAGTCATTCATCGTCGACTAGCAGGCAATTTAAGGATGATTACCAATTTCCACTCAGTGAAGAAGAAAAAATGAAGATGGTTAGTAAGGGTTTTACATCCTATGAAAAGAGAATAGGACAATTTCAAATGATGAATGGAGTTTACCAGGCTTTCCTTTCTGGAATGCATACACTCATTGAGGCAGGTACGGGTGTAGGGAAATCTTTAGGATACCTGCTGCCCGTTGCGTATTTTGCAAAAGAGAGCAGGCTCCCTGTTGTGGTAAGTACCCATACTATACAGCTTCAGGAGCAAATCATTCAAAATGAAATACCTTTGTTAACAAAGATTCTTCCTTTTGAAGTAAAGTCTGTTTTGTTGAAAGGAAGAAACCATTATATTAGTTTAGAGAAATTCGCCCTGTCCTTATTGGAGGAAAATGATAATTACGATACGACATTAACGAAAATGCAAATTCTTGTATGGCTGACTGAAACCAATACGGGTGATCGTGATGAGCTGAATCTCTCTAGCGGCGGAAATATTTTTTGGAACAAAATTAAGAATGAACAAACAATCTTTGCAATGAATAAACTTTGGCAGGAGAAGGATTTTTATTTACGCGCAAAGAATGAGGCTCAGGATGCGGATATTATTATTACCAATCATTCGCTGTTATTAAGTAATCTATCAGCTGAAAAAACATTTATGCCAGAGTTTGATTATGCCATTATCGATGAAGCACATCATTTTGAAAAGGTTGCAAGCCAATATTTTGGCCGCACATTAGATTACCTCACAACCCGTTTGCTGCTAAGTCAATTTGGGCAAAATGATCAGCGACTTTTATTTCATGAACTAGAATCAATCCTTGATGCCCTAATAGCAAACAAGGGGAATTTAACACCAACTATAAAAATAAATCAACTTGCAGCAGATCTTTCCTATGAAATGGATGAATTTTTTAAGCTTACTGCCCTTTATGCAAAATCAAGTACTCCTGAAAGAAGAGGTATAAATCGAGCCAAAGTGCGGTTTTTACGTGAAAAAGGAGGCAAAGAAAAAAATGCTCTTTTCCATAGCGCAGAGAGGTTTGCCTTTCTTCTGAAGGATTTACGGAATGCAATCAGTGAGCGTTTAGAGTTAATTAAGAATCATAAAGAAAATTTAACAAGTAAGCAAAGAGGAAAAATGGAAGAAATCATTTCCTTTAGTAATGAAATAGAAGAACTTAGAAACACCGTTCAAGATTGCTTTATTAAAGAATCTAATGATGTAAAATGGATTGAGATTGATTTCCGTTCACAACAGAATGTAACTACCTTCTATGCCCAGCCTGCTTTCGTAGCGGCTTCGCTAAGAGAAAGGTTTTTTAGTGTTAAAAGTGGCGTGGTTTTAACATCAGCAACCCTTACAATTAACAATTCGTTTGACTACATGATAAATGAAATGGGACTCGTTAAAGAAACTACGCTAACCATGAATATACCTTCTCCCTTTGATTATAAAAATCAGGTGAAACTGTTAATACCTGAAGATTTACCAGAGGTGAATGCAACTGGTCTAGAGGATTACGTTATTGCGATTACGGAGCATATAATAACGGTCGCAGAGGCAACAAAGGGTAGAATGTTGATTCTCTTTACGGCTCACGACATGTTAAAGAAAACATATGAGCTTATTAAAGAAAGTGGATTTCTAAATGATTATGCAATGATTGCACAAGGGATTACAAGCGGCAGCCGCTCAAGATTAACGAGGAATTTCAAACGGTATGAGAAAGCAATTTTACTAGGGACTAGCAGCTTCTGGGAGGGAATAGATATCCCGGGTGAAGACCTATCCTGTTTAGTAATTGTCAGATTGCCATTTAGCCCGCCAGACGAGCCGCTGACGGAAGCTAAGTGTCAAATAATCAAACAGCAAGGTGGAAATGCCTTTACGGAGTATTCATTACCTGAAGCGATTCTCAGATTTAAACAGGGATTTGGGCGTTTAATCCGCAGTGATAAAGACCGGGGAATCATGATGGTTTTTGATAAAAGGATTATTTCTGCAAAATATGGTAAGGACTTTTTGAAGTCAATACCACCCGTACCGATGAAAAAAGGAAATATTGACGAATTAGTCGAAATAATTTACAAATGGCTATAA
- a CDS encoding pyridoxal phosphate-dependent aminotransferase, giving the protein MKLANRVMTLTPSTTLAITAKAKELKDQGENVIGLGAGEPDYNTPQHILDAAVRSMNEGHTKYTPSAGLPALKKAVIGKLERDQGLSYKPNEIIVGNGAKHVLYTLFQVLLNEGDEVIIPIPYWVSYPEQVKLAGGVPVYVEGFESQQFKITAQQLESVITERTKAIIINSPSNPTGVIYSAEELQELGKLCLERNILIISDEIYEKLIYGEHKHVSIAQLSPELKEQTIVINGVSKSHSMTGWRIGYAAGNKEIIEAMTNLASHSTSNPTTTAQYASIAAYNGPQEPVEEMRQAFEHRLEVIYEKLVAIPGFTCVKPQGAFYLYPNVKHAAELTGYQDVDAFVEALLVEAKVAVIPGSGFGTPDNIRLSYATSLDLLEEAVTRMKDFVEAKRQR; this is encoded by the coding sequence GTGAAATTAGCAAACAGAGTTATGACACTTACACCATCAACAACATTAGCAATTACAGCAAAGGCTAAAGAATTAAAGGACCAAGGGGAGAATGTAATTGGTTTAGGTGCAGGTGAACCTGATTATAACACTCCACAACATATTTTAGATGCAGCGGTCCGTTCTATGAATGAAGGTCATACGAAGTACACCCCTTCAGCAGGCTTACCAGCCTTAAAGAAGGCAGTCATTGGAAAATTAGAACGAGACCAAGGTCTTTCCTATAAACCAAATGAAATCATCGTAGGGAACGGGGCAAAACACGTTTTATATACGCTTTTTCAAGTTCTCTTAAATGAAGGTGACGAAGTCATAATACCAATCCCTTACTGGGTAAGCTATCCTGAACAAGTTAAATTAGCTGGAGGCGTTCCGGTTTACGTGGAGGGATTTGAGTCACAGCAATTTAAGATTACAGCTCAACAATTAGAATCGGTGATTACTGAAAGAACCAAAGCAATTATTATCAATTCTCCAAGTAATCCTACAGGTGTTATTTATTCCGCCGAAGAACTGCAGGAATTAGGAAAATTATGCCTTGAAAGAAATATTTTAATCATATCAGATGAGATTTATGAAAAGCTCATATATGGTGAACATAAGCATGTATCAATTGCACAGTTATCTCCTGAATTAAAGGAACAAACAATTGTCATTAATGGTGTTTCGAAATCACACTCCATGACAGGCTGGCGTATTGGTTACGCTGCAGGGAATAAAGAGATTATCGAGGCAATGACAAACTTAGCGAGTCATAGCACATCTAATCCGACCACAACTGCTCAGTATGCCTCTATAGCTGCATATAATGGTCCACAAGAGCCAGTTGAAGAAATGCGTCAGGCCTTTGAACATCGTTTAGAAGTTATTTATGAAAAATTAGTTGCGATACCAGGATTCACTTGTGTGAAACCTCAAGGTGCATTTTACTTATATCCAAATGTGAAGCATGCCGCTGAATTAACAGGATATCAAGATGTAGATGCGTTTGTTGAAGCCCTGTTGGTAGAAGCAAAGGTAGCAGTAATCCCTGGCTCCGGATTTGGTACACCAGATAATATCCGTCTTTCCTACGCAACCTCACTTGATCTCTTAGAAGAAGCAGTGACGAGAATGAAGGATTTTGTTGAAGCTAAGCGTCAACGTTAA
- the panD gene encoding aspartate 1-decarboxylase: MFRHMMNGKIHRATVTEANLNYVGSITIDEDLLDAVGMAANEKVQIVNNNNGARLETYIIPGERGGGVVCLNGAAARLVQKGDIVIIISYCLVPEEKVQSHQPKVAIMGECNKIIEMINAEPALTIM; encoded by the coding sequence ATGTTTCGGCACATGATGAATGGGAAAATCCACCGTGCTACAGTAACGGAAGCTAATTTAAATTATGTTGGAAGTATTACAATAGATGAAGATTTGCTAGATGCCGTGGGTATGGCGGCTAATGAAAAGGTTCAGATTGTTAATAACAATAATGGTGCTAGACTTGAAACGTATATTATTCCTGGAGAAAGAGGCGGCGGTGTGGTTTGTTTAAATGGGGCTGCTGCCCGGCTAGTTCAAAAAGGTGATATTGTTATTATCATCTCTTATTGCTTAGTTCCGGAAGAAAAAGTTCAAAGTCATCAGCCTAAAGTGGCCATTATGGGTGAATGTAACAAGATAATAGAAATGATCAATGCTGAACCAGCATTAACTATTATGTAA
- a CDS encoding YpmA family protein encodes MESKIEVLSTVKLQHSPDLYKIVDALNRTLKQKDLMFGLALDQEDQSKAIFTIYRT; translated from the coding sequence ATGGAATCAAAAATAGAAGTCCTCTCAACCGTTAAACTTCAGCATAGTCCGGACTTATACAAAATTGTTGACGCCCTTAATCGAACATTAAAACAAAAGGATTTAATGTTTGGACTTGCACTCGATCAAGAAGATCAAAGTAAAGCTATTTTTACCATTTATCGTACATAA
- a CDS encoding DUF5590 domain-containing protein, with protein MKKIILFIVLFIVICVGVFIKVYATAQEPLNAAEEKAVTLAKEKVELNEVEDFHIYHGTETVNVIEGKNKKGENIIVWIPEKSKKVMWDKRKNGISEEDAVQRLLEEKNPKKIISVKIGMENNIPLWEIYYRSENNLINYYYVDFKTGEWLKKIENL; from the coding sequence ATGAAAAAAATTATTTTATTTATAGTATTATTTATAGTAATTTGTGTTGGTGTTTTTATTAAAGTATATGCAACCGCCCAAGAACCTCTAAATGCTGCAGAAGAAAAGGCTGTTACCTTGGCAAAGGAAAAGGTCGAGCTAAATGAAGTCGAGGATTTTCATATCTATCATGGAACAGAGACAGTAAATGTCATAGAGGGGAAAAATAAAAAGGGTGAAAATATTATCGTTTGGATCCCTGAGAAAAGCAAGAAAGTGATGTGGGACAAACGGAAAAACGGCATTTCTGAAGAGGATGCTGTCCAAAGACTGTTGGAAGAAAAAAATCCCAAAAAGATTATCTCAGTTAAAATAGGAATGGAAAACAATATCCCATTATGGGAAATTTATTACCGTTCTGAAAATAATTTAATAAATTATTATTATGTAGACTTTAAAACAGGTGAATGGCTAAAAAAAATCGAAAATTTATAG
- the panB gene encoding 3-methyl-2-oxobutanoate hydroxymethyltransferase, whose translation MKQSTDFLKMKENKEKIVMLTAYDYPSAKQAEQAGVDLILVGDSLGMVMLGYDSTVPVTMEDMIHHAKAVKRGAKDTYIVVDMPFLTYHLSIKDTMLNAGRLIQETGAHALKLEGADDVIDKIAALTKAGIPVCGHLGLTPQSVGVLGGYKVQGKDAKAAMKLLEDAKKCEEAGAFAIVLECVPKQLAEEVSKHVSVPIIGIGAGADVDGQVLVYHDILGYGVERVPKFVKQYYNLNPFIIESIQAYVKEVKSEQFPEDKHSFTMKERELSGLYGGIK comes from the coding sequence ATGAAGCAAAGTACAGATTTCTTAAAAATGAAAGAAAATAAGGAAAAAATTGTCATGCTTACTGCGTACGATTATCCATCTGCGAAACAAGCAGAACAGGCAGGAGTCGATTTAATTTTAGTTGGAGACTCTCTTGGGATGGTCATGCTGGGTTACGATTCCACGGTACCCGTAACGATGGAAGATATGATTCATCATGCAAAAGCCGTAAAACGAGGAGCTAAGGATACGTATATCGTTGTTGATATGCCATTTTTAACCTATCATCTGTCCATTAAGGATACAATGCTAAATGCAGGCAGATTGATTCAGGAAACAGGTGCTCACGCCTTAAAGCTTGAGGGTGCAGATGATGTAATTGATAAAATCGCAGCCCTCACAAAGGCAGGAATTCCAGTTTGTGGCCATCTTGGATTAACTCCTCAATCCGTTGGCGTATTAGGCGGCTATAAAGTTCAAGGAAAAGATGCAAAAGCTGCAATGAAACTGTTGGAAGATGCGAAAAAGTGTGAGGAAGCAGGGGCATTCGCAATAGTGCTTGAGTGTGTACCTAAGCAGCTTGCAGAGGAAGTATCAAAACATGTTTCCGTTCCTATTATTGGCATTGGAGCAGGGGCAGATGTGGATGGTCAAGTACTCGTCTATCATGATATTTTAGGTTATGGTGTGGAGAGAGTGCCTAAGTTCGTAAAGCAATATTACAACTTAAACCCGTTTATTATTGAATCCATACAAGCGTATGTAAAGGAAGTAAAATCAGAACAGTTTCCTGAAGATAAACACTCCTTTACGATGAAAGAACGTGAGCTTAGCGGACTTTACGGAGGTATTAAATGA